From a region of the Tenggerimyces flavus genome:
- the sthA gene encoding Si-specific NAD(P)(+) transhydrogenase, with product MFDYDLLVIGSGPGGQKAAIAGAKLGRRVAVVEKKHMVGGVCINTGTIPSKTLREAILYLTGLNQRELYGHSYRLKDDITVGDLSARTQHVIGREIDVIRSQLARNHVEMLLGTARFEDPHMVAITAADGSVRRVTAERAVIAVGTRPARPSTVAFDGKNIVDSDQILDMERIPGSMVVVGAGVIGIEYASMFAALGAKVTVVEKRERMLDFCDLEIVEALKYQLRDLAVTFRFRETVARVEHSNGATLTILESGKRIPADTVMYSAGRQGVTDSLDLEKAGLSADDRGRIKVDNYYRTPVDHIYAVGDVIGFPALAATSMEQGRRAAYHACDEPVVGDLGHLQPIGIYTIPEISYVGKTEEELTESNVPFEVGISRYRELARGAILGDSYGMLKLLVHAEDRTLLGVHVFGTGATELVHIGQTVMGCGGTIDYLVDTVFNYPTLAESYKVAALDAMNKMRAVQRFAGTQGVLEAP from the coding sequence ATGTTCGACTACGACCTGCTCGTCATCGGATCCGGCCCGGGCGGCCAGAAGGCCGCGATCGCGGGTGCGAAACTCGGCCGCCGGGTCGCCGTGGTGGAGAAGAAGCACATGGTCGGCGGCGTCTGCATCAACACCGGAACGATCCCGTCGAAGACCCTGCGCGAGGCGATCCTCTACCTGACCGGGCTGAACCAGCGCGAGCTGTACGGACACTCGTACCGCCTCAAGGACGACATCACCGTCGGTGACCTCTCGGCCCGCACACAGCACGTCATCGGCCGCGAGATCGACGTCATCCGCAGCCAGCTCGCCCGCAACCACGTCGAGATGCTGCTCGGCACGGCGCGGTTCGAGGACCCGCACATGGTCGCGATCACGGCGGCCGACGGGAGCGTACGGCGCGTCACCGCCGAACGCGCGGTCATCGCGGTCGGGACCAGACCGGCGCGCCCGAGCACGGTGGCGTTCGACGGCAAGAACATCGTCGACTCCGACCAGATCCTCGACATGGAACGCATCCCCGGCTCGATGGTCGTCGTCGGCGCCGGCGTGATCGGCATAGAGTACGCGTCGATGTTCGCCGCGCTCGGCGCGAAGGTGACCGTCGTCGAGAAGCGCGAACGGATGCTGGACTTCTGCGACCTCGAGATCGTCGAGGCGTTGAAGTACCAGCTGCGCGACCTCGCGGTGACGTTCCGGTTCCGCGAGACGGTCGCGCGGGTGGAGCACTCGAACGGCGCGACGTTGACGATTCTCGAGTCAGGGAAGCGGATTCCGGCCGACACGGTGATGTACTCCGCTGGTCGGCAAGGTGTCACGGACTCGCTCGACCTGGAGAAGGCCGGCCTGTCCGCCGACGACCGCGGCCGGATCAAGGTGGACAACTACTACCGGACCCCCGTCGACCACATCTACGCGGTCGGCGACGTGATCGGCTTCCCCGCGCTGGCGGCGACGTCGATGGAGCAGGGCCGGCGCGCGGCGTACCACGCCTGCGACGAACCGGTCGTCGGCGACCTCGGGCACCTGCAGCCGATCGGCATCTACACGATCCCGGAGATCAGCTACGTCGGGAAGACCGAGGAGGAGCTGACCGAGTCGAACGTGCCGTTCGAGGTCGGCATCTCGCGCTACCGCGAGCTCGCGCGCGGCGCGATCCTCGGCGACTCGTACGGGATGCTCAAGCTGCTCGTGCACGCGGAGGACCGGACGTTGCTCGGCGTGCACGTCTTCGGGACGGGCGCGACGGAGCTCGTGCACATCGGGCAGACCGTGATGGGGTGCGGCGGAACGATCGACTACCTCGTGGACACGGTGTTCAACTACCCGACGCTCGCGGAGTCGTACAAGGTCGCGGCGCTGGACGCGATGAACAAGATGCGGGCGGTGCAGCGGTTCGCGGGGACGCAGGGTGTTCTGGAGGCTCCGTAA
- a CDS encoding HIT family protein → MAYIKGENKPTGSGADDGCPFCEIPKLTDAEGLVVSRGTVTYAVLNLYPYNSGHLMVLPYRHIADYTELTPEETLELADLTKRAMVALRKASGAQGFNIGMNQGSVAGAGIAAHLHQHIVPRWGGDTNFMPVVGRTKVLPQLLSDTRTLLANAWPT, encoded by the coding sequence ATGGCGTACATCAAGGGCGAGAACAAGCCGACCGGTTCGGGGGCGGACGATGGGTGTCCGTTCTGTGAGATTCCGAAGCTGACCGACGCCGAGGGGCTCGTCGTCTCGCGCGGGACTGTGACGTACGCGGTGCTGAACCTGTACCCGTACAACTCCGGGCACCTGATGGTGTTGCCGTACCGGCACATCGCGGACTACACCGAGCTCACGCCGGAGGAGACGCTGGAGCTGGCCGACCTGACCAAGCGCGCGATGGTGGCGCTGCGGAAGGCCTCGGGCGCGCAGGGGTTCAACATCGGCATGAACCAGGGCTCGGTCGCGGGCGCCGGCATCGCGGCGCACCTGCACCAGCACATCGTGCCCCGGTGGGGCGGCGACACGAACTTCATGCCGGTGGTGGGGCGTACGAAGGTCCTGCCGCAGCTGCTGTCCGACACCCGCACCCTGCTCGCGAACGCCTGGCCGACCTAG
- a CDS encoding PIG-L deacetylase family protein, producing the protein MTELLPALPEETFTRVLCVVAHRDDVEYGTSSAVARWVERGIEVGYLLLTRGEAGMPNPPEETARIRLAEQQSACAAVGVKHLTVLEHPDGVLDYGLDLRRDICREIRRFRPDVVVSSGYDIETPMGFNMADHRAAGLATIDAIRDADNRWVFTSQLTDEGLEPCKVRWILMPAFPPSTATHGVDVTGEPLERGIASLEAHTAYLAALPDHPAPRDFLPYFAAQNGKAMGVNHATLFKAYDLQAPPPSFTDELDA; encoded by the coding sequence GTGACAGAACTGCTTCCCGCTCTGCCTGAAGAGACGTTCACGCGCGTACTCTGCGTCGTCGCTCACCGCGACGACGTGGAGTACGGCACCTCCTCCGCCGTCGCGCGGTGGGTGGAGCGTGGCATCGAGGTCGGTTACCTGCTGCTCACCCGCGGCGAGGCCGGCATGCCGAACCCTCCCGAGGAGACGGCCCGCATCCGCCTCGCCGAGCAGCAGTCCGCGTGCGCGGCCGTTGGTGTCAAGCACCTGACGGTGCTGGAGCATCCGGACGGCGTCCTGGACTACGGCCTCGACCTTCGGCGCGACATCTGCCGCGAGATCCGCCGCTTCCGACCCGACGTGGTGGTCTCCAGCGGCTACGACATCGAGACGCCGATGGGCTTCAACATGGCCGACCACCGTGCGGCCGGGCTCGCCACGATCGACGCAATCCGGGACGCGGACAACCGCTGGGTCTTCACCTCACAGCTCACCGACGAGGGTCTCGAGCCGTGCAAGGTCCGTTGGATCCTCATGCCAGCGTTCCCCCCATCCACCGCCACCCACGGCGTCGACGTGACGGGCGAGCCCTTGGAGCGCGGGATCGCTTCCCTGGAAGCGCACACGGCCTACCTCGCCGCCCTCCCCGACCACCCCGCACCGCGCGACTTCCTCCCGTACTTCGCCGCCCAGAACGGCAAGGCGATGGGCGTGAACCACGCGACCCTCTTCAAGGCCTACGACCTCCAAGCCCCACCGCCGTCGTTCACCGACGAGCTCGACGCCTAG
- a CDS encoding Kelch repeat-containing protein yields the protein MLVVSLGLGLSILTAPTAGAIEPAADGTWAKVVTTGTGPSERSVPAVAGVGSSLIVFGGVNDDFGTGKNVFYNDLYALDTATNTWSQLNQGLDPWPEARAFAAAASSGTQYYLFGGSQFSNDGSEFRVFDDLWALSGRVWTRLPSGPSARSGATLWYANGKLYVFGGIDQTFSTVNDLWSFDLTTKTWKELIPNGKAGSPPSRHVAHAGGVAVNGTLTLYGGEGPPPGFAVLNDTWTYEIATNTWSTLGPAVIGIEPGRNYAAAGVLGSSLYVQGGDIPGGEAGCGAPFPQNPTEELWRFDVPTKSWQQLDPDGEKLTRIKRHSAGTVRGKLYIVSGWDFQCTGGVGPGQVWNTNVYSFTP from the coding sequence ATGCTCGTTGTCAGCCTGGGGCTCGGCCTCAGCATCCTCACAGCACCCACCGCGGGCGCCATCGAACCCGCGGCCGACGGCACCTGGGCCAAGGTCGTCACCACCGGCACCGGCCCGTCCGAGCGGTCCGTCCCGGCGGTCGCCGGCGTCGGCTCGTCCCTGATCGTGTTCGGCGGAGTCAACGACGACTTCGGCACGGGCAAGAACGTGTTCTACAACGACCTGTACGCCCTCGACACCGCCACCAACACCTGGTCGCAGCTCAACCAGGGCCTCGATCCGTGGCCGGAAGCCCGCGCGTTCGCGGCGGCGGCAAGCAGTGGGACGCAGTACTACCTGTTCGGCGGATCGCAGTTCTCCAACGACGGCAGCGAGTTCCGCGTCTTCGACGACCTGTGGGCACTGTCCGGCCGGGTCTGGACGAGGCTCCCGAGCGGTCCGTCGGCACGGTCAGGCGCGACGCTCTGGTACGCGAACGGCAAGCTGTACGTGTTCGGCGGGATCGACCAGACGTTCTCGACCGTCAACGACCTCTGGTCGTTCGACCTCACCACGAAGACGTGGAAGGAGCTCATCCCGAACGGCAAGGCCGGCAGTCCACCGAGCCGGCACGTCGCGCACGCCGGCGGCGTCGCGGTGAACGGCACGCTCACGCTGTACGGCGGCGAGGGTCCGCCGCCCGGTTTCGCGGTCCTCAACGACACCTGGACGTACGAGATCGCGACCAACACGTGGTCCACCCTCGGCCCGGCGGTCATCGGCATCGAGCCCGGGCGCAACTACGCGGCGGCCGGCGTTCTCGGCTCGTCTCTGTACGTGCAGGGCGGCGACATCCCTGGTGGCGAAGCGGGCTGTGGGGCACCGTTCCCGCAGAACCCGACCGAGGAGCTGTGGCGGTTCGACGTTCCCACGAAGTCGTGGCAGCAGCTCGACCCGGACGGCGAGAAGCTCACGCGCATCAAGCGGCACTCCGCGGGCACCGTGCGGGGCAAGCTCTACATCGTGAGCGGCTGGGACTTCCAGTGCACCGGCGGCGTCGGACCTGGCCAGGTGTGGAATACGAACGTGTACTCGTTCACTCCGTAA
- a CDS encoding SigE family RNA polymerase sigma factor, translating to MDETTSFEEFVASRAHALMRYGYVLTGNPHDAADLMQEALLRVRSAWSRIAAVRAAESYVRTTMARLHISTWRRLRRERLVAVVPERPYEAAPFEDRNGLWDLLATLPRRQRAVLVLRYYESLTDEEIAATLGITRSTVRSQAFHALKKLRAEWTDSTQTSVKGAEA from the coding sequence TTGGACGAGACAACGAGCTTCGAGGAGTTCGTCGCGTCGCGCGCACACGCGTTGATGCGGTACGGCTATGTGCTGACCGGCAACCCGCACGACGCCGCGGACCTCATGCAGGAGGCGCTGCTGCGCGTACGTTCGGCGTGGTCGCGGATAGCAGCGGTGCGTGCGGCCGAGTCGTACGTACGAACGACGATGGCCCGGCTGCACATCAGTACCTGGCGGCGGCTCAGGCGCGAGCGGCTGGTGGCCGTGGTGCCGGAACGTCCCTATGAGGCGGCGCCGTTCGAGGATCGGAACGGCCTGTGGGACCTGCTCGCGACGCTCCCGCGCCGCCAGCGGGCGGTGTTGGTGTTGCGGTACTACGAGTCGCTCACCGACGAGGAGATCGCGGCCACGTTGGGCATCACCAGGTCGACCGTACGCAGCCAGGCGTTCCACGCGCTGAAGAAGCTGCGGGCCGAGTGGACGGACAGCACCCAAACGAGCGTGAAGGGAGCGGAGGCATGA
- a CDS encoding TolB family protein, with amino-acid sequence MTDQLEQEIERVLREAGENAPTPPPGLLARIDDRAHRRRRTRIGTGAVCLAAAAAVTAVAIASGVVRAPNATPQPMQTPTKTMVEGVKILPPKPAEELWPEAVHQINGYLPKDRHLVPMDFIDNENLLVGIVEVGGAKEALYRYELATRKVTKLTDIGVPMEADGFTISGGWIVWYVESETHGEIFGVPVAGGQVRQLATGVPGEGIEGIAVDGDSVYWASSNGTSVRILSAPFGGMAKEVPNSDDAMIVSWPWIGSPIPPVEPVPGIAFRDLRNVRTGETRTATDRTGTWACHLTWCVGGTDKQVFVERRDGTQRQQLPSIGINLTDRVLNPPVRDRFVISGREVIDLATGKHGQLTTYPNSSRHTPRDRMHLASTKDGGYEVIDLAAIP; translated from the coding sequence ATGACCGATCAGCTGGAACAGGAGATCGAACGAGTACTGCGCGAAGCCGGCGAGAACGCCCCCACCCCGCCCCCAGGCCTGCTGGCGAGGATCGACGACCGCGCGCACCGGCGGCGGCGCACCAGGATCGGGACGGGTGCCGTCTGCCTGGCCGCCGCGGCGGCAGTCACGGCGGTCGCGATCGCGAGCGGAGTAGTCCGCGCACCTAACGCGACCCCGCAGCCGATGCAGACGCCCACCAAGACGATGGTCGAGGGCGTGAAGATCCTGCCGCCCAAGCCCGCGGAGGAGCTCTGGCCCGAGGCGGTCCACCAGATCAACGGCTACCTACCGAAGGACCGGCATCTCGTACCGATGGACTTCATCGACAACGAGAACCTGTTAGTAGGGATCGTCGAGGTCGGCGGGGCGAAGGAAGCGCTGTACCGGTACGAGCTCGCCACGAGGAAGGTCACGAAGCTCACGGACATCGGCGTGCCAATGGAAGCCGATGGGTTCACGATCAGCGGCGGCTGGATCGTCTGGTACGTGGAGAGCGAGACCCACGGGGAGATCTTCGGCGTGCCGGTCGCTGGGGGACAGGTACGCCAGCTCGCCACCGGAGTACCAGGTGAGGGGATCGAGGGCATCGCGGTGGACGGCGACAGCGTCTACTGGGCGTCGTCGAATGGGACGTCTGTCCGGATCCTCTCCGCACCGTTCGGCGGTATGGCGAAGGAGGTGCCGAACAGCGACGACGCCATGATCGTGTCCTGGCCGTGGATCGGTTCGCCCATCCCACCCGTCGAGCCGGTGCCTGGTATCGCCTTCCGCGACCTGCGCAACGTGCGGACGGGCGAGACGCGCACCGCGACGGATCGGACGGGGACCTGGGCCTGCCACCTGACCTGGTGCGTGGGTGGGACGGACAAGCAGGTCTTCGTGGAACGGCGGGACGGAACGCAACGGCAGCAGCTGCCGTCGATCGGGATCAACCTCACGGACCGGGTCCTCAACCCACCGGTTCGGGACCGGTTCGTCATCAGCGGTCGCGAGGTCATCGACCTCGCCACGGGCAAGCATGGGCAGCTCACCACCTATCCGAACAGCTCTCGACACACGCCCCGCGACCGGATGCATCTCGCGTCCACGAAGGACGGCGGCTACGAGGTGATCGACCTCGCCGCCATCCCGTAG
- a CDS encoding elongation factor G-like protein EF-G2 codes for MAERQHTPAGAAGKAPTADQPDGVRNIAVVGPSGSGKTTLVEALLVLTGTLQRPGRVEDGSTVSDFDEAEQRQQRSVGLSLAPFVYQGVKVNLLDTPGYADYVGELRAGLRAADCALFVISAADGIDGATRNLWQECAAVGMPRAVVITKLDHQRAEYPAVLAQAQDAFGEKVIPLYLPVNADDGTPSGLLGLLSEKLYDYSSGSRQEGKPSELQAAEAEEARGALIEGIIEESEDETLMERYLSGEALDDKQLIDDLEKAVALGSFYPLIPVCGATSQAGLAELLEVMTSAFPSPLEHPMPEVYTPAGVPVNGMRCDPDGPLLAEVVKTASDPYVGRISLVRVFSGTIRPDDTLHVSGHFSEFFGADRGHEDHDVDEKVGSLSAPLGKTQRQLNHAVAGDICAIGKLTQAETGDTLSSKDKPLLMRPWTMPEPLLPIAVTAHAKADEDKLSLGLSRLAAEDPTLRIEHNPETHQLVLWCMGEAHADVVLDRLANRYSVQVDQVPLRVPLRETFGKLAEGKGRHVKQSGGHGQYAVCDIKVEPLPSGSGFEFVDKVVGGSVPRQFIPSVEKGIRAQMERGVSAGYPVVDIRVTLYDGKAHSVDSSDMAFQTAGSLALREAAKSSLVNLLEPVDLVSVLVDDEYVGSVMGDLSGRRGRVLGTEPVGQGRTMVKAEVPQIEITRYATDLRSMSHGSGAFTREFARYDSMPSNVAEKLQKELADEEAAH; via the coding sequence ATGGCGGAAAGACAGCACACCCCAGCTGGAGCTGCCGGCAAGGCACCGACGGCCGACCAACCCGACGGAGTCCGCAACATCGCGGTGGTCGGCCCTTCCGGTTCAGGTAAGACGACTTTGGTAGAGGCCCTTCTCGTGTTGACCGGGACCTTGCAGCGTCCCGGGCGAGTCGAGGATGGCTCGACGGTGTCGGACTTCGACGAGGCCGAGCAACGGCAGCAACGTTCCGTCGGCTTGTCGCTCGCACCGTTCGTCTACCAGGGTGTCAAGGTCAACCTGCTCGACACGCCCGGCTACGCCGACTACGTGGGTGAGCTGCGCGCCGGCCTGCGCGCCGCCGACTGCGCGCTGTTCGTCATCTCCGCCGCCGACGGCATCGACGGCGCCACCAGGAACCTCTGGCAGGAGTGTGCCGCCGTCGGCATGCCCCGCGCGGTCGTGATCACCAAGCTCGACCACCAACGCGCCGAGTACCCCGCTGTGCTCGCCCAGGCGCAGGACGCGTTCGGCGAGAAGGTCATCCCCCTCTACCTGCCCGTCAACGCCGACGACGGCACACCGTCCGGTCTGCTCGGCCTACTCTCGGAGAAGCTGTACGACTACTCCAGCGGCTCCCGGCAGGAGGGGAAGCCCAGCGAGCTCCAGGCCGCCGAGGCCGAGGAGGCCCGGGGCGCCCTGATCGAGGGCATCATCGAGGAGTCCGAGGACGAGACGCTCATGGAGCGGTACCTGTCCGGTGAGGCGCTCGACGACAAGCAGCTGATCGACGACCTGGAGAAGGCCGTCGCGCTCGGCTCGTTCTACCCGCTGATCCCAGTCTGCGGTGCGACCTCGCAAGCCGGCCTCGCCGAGCTGCTCGAGGTGATGACGAGCGCGTTCCCGTCGCCACTCGAGCACCCGATGCCCGAGGTCTACACGCCGGCCGGCGTCCCCGTGAACGGGATGCGCTGCGACCCCGACGGCCCGCTGCTGGCAGAGGTCGTGAAGACGGCTTCCGACCCGTACGTCGGCCGCATCAGCCTCGTCCGCGTGTTCTCCGGAACGATCCGGCCCGACGACACGCTGCATGTGTCCGGGCACTTCTCCGAGTTCTTCGGCGCCGACCGCGGCCACGAGGACCACGACGTCGACGAGAAGGTCGGCTCACTATCCGCGCCGCTCGGCAAGACCCAGCGTCAGCTCAACCACGCGGTCGCCGGCGACATCTGCGCGATCGGCAAGCTGACCCAGGCCGAGACCGGAGACACCCTGTCCAGCAAGGACAAACCGCTCCTCATGCGGCCGTGGACGATGCCCGAACCACTGCTGCCGATCGCGGTGACCGCGCACGCGAAGGCGGACGAGGACAAGCTGTCGCTCGGTCTTTCCCGGCTGGCCGCCGAGGACCCGACACTGCGGATCGAGCACAACCCCGAGACGCACCAGCTCGTGCTGTGGTGCATGGGTGAGGCGCACGCCGACGTCGTCCTCGACCGGCTCGCGAACCGCTACAGCGTGCAGGTCGACCAGGTACCGCTGCGCGTGCCGTTGCGGGAGACGTTCGGCAAGCTGGCCGAAGGAAAGGGCCGCCACGTCAAGCAGAGCGGTGGCCACGGCCAGTACGCCGTCTGCGACATCAAGGTCGAGCCGCTGCCGAGCGGATCCGGCTTCGAGTTCGTCGACAAGGTCGTCGGTGGCTCGGTGCCGCGGCAGTTCATTCCCTCGGTGGAGAAGGGCATTCGCGCCCAGATGGAACGCGGTGTGTCGGCCGGCTACCCGGTCGTCGACATCCGCGTGACGCTGTACGACGGCAAGGCGCACAGCGTGGACTCCTCCGACATGGCGTTCCAGACCGCGGGCTCGCTGGCCCTGCGCGAGGCCGCGAAGTCGTCGCTGGTCAACCTGCTCGAGCCCGTCGACCTCGTGTCGGTGCTCGTGGACGACGAGTACGTCGGCTCGGTGATGGGCGACCTGTCCGGCCGCCGCGGCCGCGTCCTCGGAACGGAGCCGGTCGGCCAGGGCCGCACGATGGTGAAGGCCGAAGTGCCACAGATCGAGATCACCCGCTACGCCACGGACCTGCGGTCGATGTCCCACGGCTCGGGCGCCTTCACCCGCGAGTTCGCCCGCTACGACTCGATGCCTTCGAATGTGGCGGAGAAGCTGCAGAAGGAGCTCGCCGACGAAGAGGCGGCTCACTAA
- a CDS encoding sigma-70 family RNA polymerase sigma factor, producing the protein MSTTEQLPDLRDESAFTALVERHRGELQVHCYRMLGSLEDAEDLVQETFLRAWRSRESFGGSYSFRAWLYRIATNACLDVLRSRSRRVLPPDVGPAADPAAALAPPADLPWLQPYPDALLDQVAAPEDEPAAVVVSRETIELTFIAAIQHLPPRQRAVLILRDVLGWTAKDTAELLEGTVTSANSALQRARATLRQRLGERRTDWRTESSPSAEERELLRRYIEAHERSDLDALAALLREDAWLAMPPHPTWFAGRAAILVAASASFDSSFGTLRSIPAWANRQPGVAHYLRAPGSTEWVGLAIDVLRIEDGLVAEITSFDGAEYFAAFGLESVLDR; encoded by the coding sequence ATGAGCACGACCGAGCAGCTGCCCGACCTGCGGGACGAGTCGGCGTTCACCGCGCTGGTCGAACGGCACCGCGGGGAGCTGCAGGTGCACTGCTACCGGATGCTCGGCTCGCTCGAGGACGCCGAGGACCTGGTGCAGGAGACGTTCCTGCGCGCGTGGCGGAGTCGCGAGAGCTTCGGTGGGAGCTACTCGTTCCGCGCCTGGCTCTACCGGATCGCGACGAACGCATGCCTCGACGTGCTGCGGTCGCGTTCCCGCCGGGTGCTGCCGCCCGACGTCGGTCCCGCCGCCGATCCGGCCGCGGCGCTCGCGCCGCCCGCGGACCTGCCGTGGCTGCAGCCGTACCCGGACGCGCTGCTCGACCAGGTCGCGGCGCCCGAGGACGAGCCGGCCGCGGTCGTGGTGTCGCGGGAGACGATCGAGCTCACGTTCATCGCCGCGATCCAGCACCTGCCGCCGCGGCAACGCGCTGTCCTCATCCTGCGCGACGTTCTCGGCTGGACCGCCAAGGACACCGCGGAGCTCCTCGAGGGCACGGTGACCTCGGCGAACAGTGCGCTGCAGCGGGCTCGCGCGACGCTCCGGCAGCGGCTGGGGGAGCGGCGGACGGACTGGCGTACGGAGTCGTCACCGAGCGCCGAGGAACGCGAGCTGCTGCGTCGCTACATCGAGGCGCACGAACGTTCCGATCTCGACGCGCTCGCCGCGTTGCTGCGCGAGGACGCGTGGCTGGCGATGCCTCCGCACCCGACCTGGTTCGCGGGTCGTGCCGCGATCCTGGTCGCGGCGAGCGCGAGCTTCGACTCCTCGTTCGGCACGTTGCGCAGCATCCCCGCCTGGGCGAACCGCCAGCCGGGCGTCGCGCACTACCTGCGCGCGCCGGGCTCGACGGAGTGGGTCGGGCTGGCGATCGACGTGCTGCGGATCGAGGACGGACTGGTCGCCGAGATCACCTCGTTCGACGGAGCGGAGTACTTCGCGGCGTTCGGGCTGGAGTCCGTTCTCGACCGATGA
- a CDS encoding dihydrofolate reductase family protein, giving the protein MRTLIVTSFVTLDGVMQAAGGPSEDPAGGFTLGGWAVNYFDEEMLNRNTAKPEYELLLGRGTYEMFVAHWPYDEGPIADHLNGTRKYVASTTLDQVEWNNSTLIEGDVVEYVRALKNEDGPEIQVHGSAGLVQTLLANDLVDEFRVWIFPVAVGPGKRLFDDGTIPIALKLTDSAVSKTGVTMNTYVRAGEIEIGEMDFDVPTDAELARRKRLGIG; this is encoded by the coding sequence ATGAGAACTCTGATTGTCACGAGCTTCGTCACCCTCGACGGCGTCATGCAGGCGGCCGGCGGACCGTCCGAGGACCCCGCCGGCGGCTTCACTCTGGGCGGCTGGGCCGTCAACTACTTCGACGAGGAGATGCTGAACCGGAACACCGCGAAGCCCGAGTACGAGCTGCTGCTGGGGCGCGGGACGTACGAGATGTTCGTCGCGCACTGGCCGTACGACGAGGGACCGATCGCCGACCACCTGAACGGCACCCGCAAGTACGTCGCGTCGACGACGCTGGACCAGGTCGAGTGGAACAACTCGACGCTGATCGAGGGCGACGTCGTCGAGTACGTCCGGGCGCTGAAGAACGAGGACGGGCCGGAGATCCAGGTCCACGGCAGCGCCGGGCTGGTCCAGACGCTGCTCGCGAACGACCTGGTCGACGAGTTCCGGGTGTGGATCTTCCCGGTCGCGGTCGGCCCCGGCAAGCGCCTGTTCGACGACGGAACGATCCCGATCGCGCTGAAGCTCACCGACAGCGCGGTGTCGAAGACCGGGGTGACGATGAACACCTACGTCCGCGCCGGCGAGATCGAGATCGGCGAGATGGACTTCGACGTACCGACCGATGCCGAGCTCGCCCGCCGCAAGCGGCTCGGCATCGGCTGA
- a CDS encoding FKBP-type peptidyl-prolyl cis-trans isomerase, whose amino-acid sequence MDKPEVDAPDGPPPSDLEITELKEGDGPAAKAGDTVQVHYVGVAFSTGEQFDASWDRGEPLEFRLGVGQVIAGWDQGVQGMKVGGRRRLVIPAHLAYGDRGAGGVIAPGETLIFVCDLVSV is encoded by the coding sequence ATGGACAAGCCCGAGGTTGACGCACCCGACGGCCCGCCGCCGTCCGACCTGGAGATCACCGAGCTCAAGGAGGGCGACGGCCCGGCCGCCAAGGCCGGCGACACGGTCCAGGTCCACTACGTCGGCGTCGCGTTCTCGACCGGCGAGCAGTTCGACGCCAGCTGGGACCGCGGCGAGCCGCTGGAGTTCCGGCTCGGCGTCGGCCAGGTCATCGCCGGCTGGGACCAGGGCGTCCAGGGCATGAAGGTCGGCGGCCGCCGTCGGCTGGTCATCCCGGCCCACCTCGCGTACGGCGACCGCGGCGCCGGCGGCGTCATCGCCCCCGGCGAGACGCTGATCTTCGTCTGCGACCTGGTCTCGGTCTAG
- the pgsA gene encoding phosphatidylinositol phosphate synthase, producing the protein MLRRFHQFWIRLLTPVAKFLLRVGIGPDVVTLVGTLGVIGGAIGFYPRGEFFWGTVVVTAFVFSDMVDGLMARMQKRESNWGAFLDSTLDRLGDAAIFGGWTLWYATGGDNYFLACVSLYVLIMGSVTSYAKARAESLGMTANVGIAERADRLVTALVACGLTGLAIDFGIPYGDLLLPIVLCALAVASTVTVFQRIFTVRRQALGKQEEAR; encoded by the coding sequence ATGCTGAGACGGTTCCACCAGTTCTGGATTCGACTGCTCACTCCGGTCGCGAAGTTCCTCCTGCGCGTCGGCATCGGACCCGACGTCGTCACGCTCGTCGGCACGCTCGGCGTGATCGGCGGGGCGATCGGCTTCTACCCGCGCGGCGAGTTCTTCTGGGGCACGGTCGTGGTCACCGCGTTCGTGTTCTCCGACATGGTCGACGGCCTGATGGCGCGCATGCAGAAGCGCGAGTCGAACTGGGGCGCGTTCCTCGACTCCACCCTCGACCGGCTCGGCGACGCGGCGATCTTCGGCGGCTGGACGCTCTGGTACGCGACCGGCGGCGACAACTACTTCCTCGCCTGCGTCTCCCTGTACGTGCTGATCATGGGCAGCGTGACCTCGTACGCCAAGGCCCGCGCCGAGAGCCTGGGCATGACCGCGAACGTCGGCATCGCCGAGCGCGCCGACCGGCTGGTCACCGCGCTGGTCGCGTGCGGGCTCACCGGGCTCGCGATCGACTTCGGCATCCCGTACGGCGACCTGCTGCTGCCGATCGTGCTCTGCGCGCTGGCCGTCGCGAGCACCGTCACGGTCTTCCAGCGCATCTTCACCGTTCGCCGCCAGGCCTTGGGCAAGCAGGAGGAAGCGCGGTGA